The genomic stretch TTAATGATGGTAAATCCTAAGCTTGCTGTTGTAAGATCAACATCTTTTAAGGATCCGAGTCCGTCATAAAAACTTGCAGATGGCGTTTCTCGTATGGCGATGAGGTCCATGGACTCTACGGTGAGCGGAGACGCTTTTTGTTTGTCGCTTATCCTTTGTCCACTGATTTCTACAACATCGATCATTACGGATTCTTCTTCCAATTCAATGTTCAGACTTTTACCGGGCTCGCTTAAGTCGATCGTTTTGGTGGCATATCCACTATACCTAAATTCTAAAGAGATTGGATAGGAAAGTTCAAATTTTAACAAAAATTGTCCGTCAAAATCAGTGGTTGTGCCAATCGAACTGCCCTTTAAGATAACCGTTGCTCCAATCAAGGGTTCTCCGCTTTTGGCATCTTTTAAATTACCGATAAGGGTATTTTGTGCGAAAATCGGAATAAAAAAGCTGATTATGAAACATAAAAATATTACAATAAAGTGCAATATGTTTAATCCTGCCTTCATGTTGTTCTTGCGTTTTTGTTTGGGATTTCTGAATCCCATGCAAGTTAACAAGAGCGAAGGAATTTATATAGGTTTGGTTAACAAAAATAAGTGTTTAGCTTTTGGACCAAAACCTCAAATAGATACCTAATTTAAAAATTTGCAAGGACCAAAGATTTGGATTTCGTCCCCTTAAATTTCTGATCATTGTTTTTTCCAGTTTTTTGTATAGGAAGAGACACAGCTGATGGAGTCGTAATAGGTAAATATAATCTGCAAGTTTTGTAAGTTTAGTTTGGATCAGTCCTTTGTTTGATTTATGAATTTTTATTGAATTTCTTACAGCTGATACTGTATTTCTGAGAAATTGGCGGGTCGAATATATGCCTTCATGTACAACCGGATTATCGATATGTATGATGGCAATTCCATGTTGTTTTAATAAACATGCCCACACATAATCTTCGTGCCCATAATTCCGAATGTTTTCGTCGAATGGAAATTTGAGTATTATTGAATTTTTAACGGCAAAATTTACGGTATGGAATGTGCGGTAAGGATTTTTTTGGCGAATATTTAAATTTGGATTTTCAATTTTTGTACCGTACATCCAGTGCAATAAATAAATTTCATCGACGGGTTTTTGAGGAGGATAAATACATGATCCGTAAAATACCTGATCGCGTTCTTCAGAGAATAGATTTAAATAATTTTTCAGGAATTCCGGACTCTGGATTTGGACATCGGCATCTAAAAAAATCAAGTAATTATATTTAGCTTTCCTTGCCAATTTATTTCTGGTAGCTGCTCGGCCACAGTTGGTATCATTTGCAATAATGAAGCAGTTCTTCAATTGCAGGATGGAAGTATTAAGTTCCAACCAATGCTCACCTGAAGCATCATCTAACACAAGAATTTCATAAGGAACACATAAGGTTTCAGCTTGACTCGATAGCTGTGTAACCAGCCTTCGAACATCTGTTTTAAACTCGGGAATAAGTATAGAAAGCACTCCTGCAAAACTATGAAAAAATAGGGGATCCTCAATAATAGTTCTTGGCGCAACCAAGAGGGAGAATTGTTGTTGTAACTTTGTAATTCTTTTAATTCATTTTTCTCTCATGAAAACCCTTCCCAAACATCCCAACCTTTTGCAAATACGCGATAAAGTCTTGGCTGGAGTGCGGATTGAAGCTGGTGAATGTTTGGATCTATATAAATACGCAGATTTAAGCTATTTGGGAGTATTGGCAAACGCGATTCGCGAACAAAAGCATGGTAACAAGACCTTTTTTAATAGAAATTTTCATATAGAACCTACCAATATATGTCTTTATACCTGCAGTTTTTGCTCTTATTCGCGATTGATTAAGAAAAGAGAAGAAGGTTGGGAATATACATTAGAAGAGATGATGGATCAGTTTAAATCATATGATTCTAAGCCGGTGACCGAAGTACATATCGTAGGTGGAGTCATGCCTAAATATGATCTTGAATTTTATTGCAATTTTTTCAGAGCCATTAAAAATCATCGACCGGAAATTCATTTGAAAGCCCTGACTCCGGTAGAATATCATTATATTTTCAAAAAAGCAAAACTGAGTTATGCAGAAGGCTTAAAAATGGTGAAAGCTGCGGGCGTAGATTCTTTGCCAGGAGGCGGAGCGGAGATCTTTGATGAAGAAATTCGAGAAAAAATAGCGGGTGGAAAATGTTCTTCCGATGAGTGGCTAAGCATTCATCAATTGTGGCATGAAATGGGCATGAAATCAAATGCCACAATTCTTTACGGGCACATAGAAACTTATGAACATCGCGTGGATCATATGTTGCGTTTGTGCAATTTGCAAGATCAAACCGGCGGTTTCCAAACCTTTATTCCACTTAAATTCAGAAATAAGAATAACCAAATGTCGCATTTGGAAGAAGTAAGTCTGATTGAAGATTTAAGAAATTATGCGATCGCCAGAATATTTTTGGATAACTTTGATCACATCAAAGCTTACTGGCCAATGCTTGGGCGGGATTATGCTCAGTTATCATTGGCATTTGGAGTTGATGATATTGATGGAACCATAGATGATTCCACAAAAATTTATTCAATGGCCGGATCTGAAGAACAGAATCCAAGCATGACGACAGATGATATCGTGCAACTGATTTTACAAGTTGGCCGAAGGGCTATTGAACGAGATTCTCTTTATCATGAGATCAAAGAATATACAAAAGAAGATACATCTTTAAATTCAGGCTTGCGGTATTATTCTTTACCTGTCCATTCATAAAATATTTCAGTGGAGAAATTGCTTTACATATTGAGGCATGGTGAAACGGATTATAATCTTTCCGGAATAGTGCAAGGGAGAAGTATAAATTCGCATTTGAATGAAACCGGACGCAAGCAAGCAGAAGCATTTTATAATGAATATAAAGATGTAGCATTTGATGGATTTTGGGCTTCTTCTCAAATCAGAACTTATCAAACGATTGCTGCCTTTGAAAGTACTGGTTTACCAATTATCAGGGATCATAGAATCGATGAAATATGTTGGGGAGAGCACGAAGGAAAATGTGGAGATCCGGACCTCATGTTAAAGTATAACCGGATTATTCAATCATGGTCACTAGGTAATTATCACGACAAACCTGATGGGGGAGAATCTGCCTACGAACTTGGGCAACGCATCCAATCGTTTTTGAATGATTTGCAATTGGTAGATTTTAAAAAAGCTTTAGTTGCTACACATGGAAGAACGTTGCGAGCAATGATGTGTTTGATACGGAAACAACCATTGAGTTTGATGGAAACTATTGGGCATCAGAATACTTGTTTATATATTGTTGGCTGGTATGATCAGGAATGGCAAATCGTGTGTGAGAATAATTGTGATCACCTTGCTCAAAACATTGGCATCTAATGCTTAGACTAGCTTCCGTCAAATATTTAAATTCACTTCCATTTAGTTATGCTTTAAATAAACTTGAGCAAAAGGGCCTATTGCAGTGGGAGCGAGCATTGCCTTCGCGTTGTGCGAGTTTGCTGAAAGAAAATTTAGTGGATATCGCATTGCTGCCAGTTGGCGCCTTGAGTGATTTTGACAAACTATATGGAGTAACTGATTATTGTATTGGTTCTGTGAGTGCTGTTAAGACTGTGCGCTTGTTCAGTCAATATAAATTTGAAGAAATTGAACAAATTGTATTGAGTGATGCATCCAGAACTTCAAACATTCTTGTTAAAATATTAGCAGAAGAATATTGGGCTTGGAAAGGAGTCCGTTTTTGCAAAAGTGAGACCCAACAAATACAATTAAAAACTGCTCAATTGATTATTGGTGATGAAGTTTTTGTTGCAGAACATCAATATAATTATTCTATGGATCTTGGATATGAATGGAATAATTTTACCGGACTTCCCTTTGTTTTTGCAGTGTGGGTTTCGAAAAACAAATTATCTGCTGAAATGGAGTTGTGTTTAAGAAACGCATTTAAAGAAGGACTTGATTATTTGCTGAACGAGGAAAATTTTGAGCAATTTAATATTCCTAAGGAAATCCTGATCCCTTATTTCCGACAACATATTTCTTATCATTTAGATGAAGATAAAAAAACGGCGATCGATAAATTCCTGCATTTAGCTGGATTTAGGAACCCATTGGTTAACTAAGATCAAATCCTATTCCTTAGCAATCATATATTTATAATTGAGGATTAAATGTTATATTTAAAATAAACGGATGCAGGATCTTATAAAACAAAATATTTTTATTTATTATTCAGTAGAGTCGACGGAAATTTTGCAAATTTGCAATCCTTTTCCCTATTTCCGAAGCAGTGATATTGAAGCCAACTTTACAACATAGCACCACTGATCCCGTATTGGTTTGGAATAAAATTCTGGACCTCATTAGGAATGCAGTTCCAAAAGACAATTTTAGAAAATGGTTTGAACCCATAGTGCCTATCAGATTGGTAGATCATGCATTGACGATTCAAGTACCTAATAAATTTTTTTATGAGTGGATTGAGTCCAATTTTTTGAATTTGCTACGCAGTTGTGTAAGAAAGGAGTTAGGAGATCAGGGAAAGTTGGAGTACCAAATTTTGGTGGAAGATCACCACAAGCCCGGATTTAGTAAAAAGCCTTTAAAATCTGAAAAAGAAGCATTTAGTGATCCAGGGGCTATTGCAAATCCATTTGTAATTCCGGGCATTCGAAAATTGAAGTTTGAGACGAATTTATCGCCTAAATACCAATTTGAGAACTTCATTGAAGGAACCTGCAACCGGGTTGCGCGCCAAGCAGGGCTACACATTGCACAAAAGCCTGGCAATATGTTTAATCCGCTCGTTATTTATGGATCTGTGGGTTTGGGTAAAACACATTTGGTTCAAGCAATTGGAAATGGCATTTTACAAAATTCTCCGGATAAGAACATCGTATATACTAATGCTGAGAAGTTTACGAATCAGTTTATCCTTGCCGTTAAGAACAATAGCGTATCAGAGTTTTCTAATTTTTATCAAAATCTGGATGTTTTGTTATTGGATGACATTCAGTTTTTTGCAGGCAAAGCAGGTACCCAGGAAATATTTTTTCATTTATTCAACCAACTTCACCAAAACTGTAAGCAAATTGTGCTTAGTGCCGACCGGCCGCCAAAAGACTTACAGGATATCGAAGAACGGTTGGTCAGTCGTTTTAAATGGGGTTTAAGTGCAGATCTGACCTCGCCTGATTTTGAGACCAGAATGGCCATATTATTAGCCAAATTGGATCAAAATCAGCAACATTTGCCTGATAATGTGATGGAATATCTCTGCCAAAACATTAAATCCAATATCCGCGAACTGGAAGGAGCATTAGTATCCATGATTGCCCAATCGTCTTTGAATTTCAGGAAAATAGATATTGAGCTTGCGCGGGAAGTTGTTCAGAGTTTTGTCAATCAAATTAATCAGGAGCTCAGTGTCGAAATCATTGCTAAAATTGTAGCTGACCAATATAAAGTACCCATGGAACGATTGGTCGGAAAGGGACGACAAAGGCAGGTTGTGATGGCCCGTCAAATGGCGATGTACTTTTCCAAACAGTTTACACAGAAGTCCCTCAAGCAAATTGGAGAATTCTTTGGCGGTAAAGACCACGCTACGGTTCTATATTCTTGTAATATGGCGAAATACCTTCTCGATGCAGACCCACTTTATCGGGAAATTGCAGAAGTCGTACAAAAGAGAATCCAGAAAAGCCAACGAATAAAATAGATTTCCTATTTTTGCGAGCTTATTTCGTGAATATCATTGTAATTCATTGATTTTTAGAGATAATGGAATCCGGCATGGGTGTGGAATCCGGCATGAGTGTGGGTGTGGGTGTGAGTGTGTGGGAATTCGGCATGGGTGTGAGTGTGTGTGTGAGTGTGTGTGTAGGAATTCGGCATTGGTGTGAGTGTGGGTGGGTGTGTGTGTTGCAAGATTGAGAAGCAATTGAAGAGTTGAAAGAAAAAAAGATCCTTGAAGCAGGATTTAAATAAAGATAAAGGAATTTGTAGGTGAGGTGGAATCCGGCATGGGTGTGAGTGTGTGTGTGTGTGTGGTTGTGTGGAATCCGGTATGGGTGTGTGTTATAATATCTAGGCAGAACTAAAGAATTGAAAAAAATTAAAAAAGATCCTTGAAGAAGGATTTATTGAGATAAAAGGAATTTGTAGGTGAGGTGTGGGCCTCGAGGGTCCGAGGAATCGGGAGGTGTGAGTGGGGGGGGGGGGGTGTGGGGGTGTGTGTGAGGGGAATTCGGCATGGGGGAGTGTGGGGTGGTGTGTGGGAGTGCTGCAAGATTGAGAAGCAATTGAAGAGTTGAAAGAAAAAAAGATCCTTGAAGAAGGATTTAATTAAGATAAAGGAATTTGTAGGTGAGGTGGGTGAGTGGCTGAAACTAACGGTTTGCTAAACCGTCGTACCTTGAAAAGGGTACCGAGGGTTCGAATGCTGACGAAGCGTAGCTTGTCAGCATGCCGACAATCCGCCCAAAGAAATATGAAATTAAGCAGGAGACATGAAGGCGGATTCGTCGGCATCCCTCCCTTGAAGGAATAAAAAGAACAGCAAAGGCTGTAAAAAAAATAAAGATAAAGGAATTTGTAGGTGAGGTGGGTGAGTGGCTGAAACTAACGGTTTGCTAAACCGTCGTACCTTGAAAAGGGGTACCGAGGGTTCGAATCCCTCCCTCACCGCAAATTCAACATGAGTGTGAGTGTGAGTGTGGTCGAAAGTGTGTGTATTGAAGTTTGTTTTTTATAAAATCAATGAATGTTTGACTTTGAGAAATTAGAAATATATCAGCTCATCAAGATTACCAACCAAAAGGTATTAAAGTATATCTTTGCCGGCTCTTTGAATGATAAATACCTGATTGACGAACTCAAAAGGGCAACTTTAAGCATTCAGCTGAACCTTGCAGAAGGGACAGGTCGATTTAGTCCGAAAGAGAAAAAGCATTTTTTTACAGTGGCCCGGTCCTCTGCATTTGAATGTGTAGCTATATTAGATGTATTAAAAGGAATGCGGATGATTGATGATGCTCTTTTCGAAGATTTTTATCAGGCATACGAGCAAATTTCGAAAATGTTGTTGGGTATGTACCGCAACGTGAAAGAAGATTAAGCGCAAAAGCTTTAAAATACACACTCACACTCACACCCACACCCATGCCGAATTCGGGGCGTAGCGCAGTCCGGTTAGCGCACCTGCTTTGGGAGCAGGGGGTCGAGAGTTCGAATCCCTCCGCCCCGACTGAAAATCAAGGAGTTACAAGAGCAATTTTGTAGCTCCTTTTTTTATTTGCAAACAATTTGCAAGTAAAATATAGAATTTTTATTGGTTAAGTTATTTGTGCTACATTTCATTTTGACTTCTATTGCCTCTTTTTAATCGTTTAAATTCAAATGATTTTAGACATTTAATCTATATCGATTTTATGCTAATCGAACTGATCCTTTCAAACCAAAACACTTATTGATTTTAATACTTCCATTTTTACATTATGTATTGTTGTTACAATGACAAGCAAGCTCATAATATATACTATCATTTATTTTGATTACGGGCTATTATTATCAATACAAATGATCAACTCTTCCTTTAAATAATATATATGATGATGAGTTAGGTTACCCGGTATTCCCACACCCCCGTCAATCTCTGGTTGGGAAAGTATCCCTCCCCCCTTCAATAGGGGTTTATTAATTCTTAAATTTTATTGAAAATGGTAACAGTAAGTGCTTATGCCGTAAGGCAAAATCAGGATGGGGAATCCTTTGTAGTCCTCATTCTTCAAGGAGATCTGGAAATTGTCCAGTCTCAAACAGGTAGCTTTTATGCAAATGCCAAAAAGTGCAGTATTTCCTCTACGTTTTCTGAGCAAGTAGCTGCTACTTTAGTTGGTAAGCAAATTCCTGGAAGGATCATCAAACAAAATTGTGAGCCCTATGATTTTGTTGCTCCAGAAACTGGAGAAATCATTGAGTTAAACTACAGATGGGCTTATTCTCCTGATGAAACTCCATCCAAAGTAAAAGCAGATGTGAACACCTTTAGCAAAAATGGTAGCCTTGTTGAAGCTTAACTGCTGCCATTTTAAGGACTGGCGTATGCCCTCGGTGTACGCCTTTTCCTTTTTTGTATAATTTTTTTATCACCGTATAAAATTCAATATCATGAATATTCGAAAAGCACAAAGAAAACAAGCCAAAATTAAAATGGCAATTCAAGGACCATCTGGAAGTGGTAAAACCTACTCCTCCCTTCAACTAGCTGCAGGTTTATGTGGATCTTTTAGTAAAGTGTGCATTATTGACACTGAAAACAGTTCCTCAGACCTCTATGCACATTTAGGAGATTATTATATTAAGCTATTTGTCCACCTTTACTCCAGAAAAATACATTCAAGCTATTGACCTTGCATTAAATGAAGGAATGGAGGTCATTGTCATTGATTCCATTTCTCATAGCTGGGAGTATTTAATAGATTTTCATGCTGGACTAGCTGGAAATTCCTTTGCTAATTGGGCAAAAGTAACTCCCTAGGCGCAATGAGCTCATTCAAAAGATGATCAATTCTCCAGTACATCTGATAGCCACCCTTAGGGTAAAGCAGGATTATGTCCTATCTGACAAGAATGGTAAAATGGTCCCTGAGAAAATAGGTCTAAAAGCCATCCAAAGGGATGGGGTGGACTATGAATTTACTTTGGTTTTTGACTTAAATATCAAACACTTAGCTAGTTGTAATAAGGACAGGACTGGATTATTTATCAATTCTCCGGAATTCATCATTGACCAATCTACTGGAGTCAAAATAAAGCAGTGGTGTTTATCTGGAGAAGAAGATAATATCACTAAAATCCAGTCAGCGGATAACCTTAAAACCTTAGGAGAACTCTATAAATCTTATAAAAGTGATGAAAACATGGGCTTTTTCATTGAACGAAAAGCAGCCCTGGTAAACAAATTTTCAAACCCTAAATCCTTGGAAAATGGACATTGATCAAACATTTATTGTGGCTAATACTTTGCCAATAGATCTGGAGCAAATAAAGCAAAGACATATAATTCCAGTATTCTCAAAAGATAATCATCCTCTTATTTCCCAGGCTCAACTTGTGGAAACTACCAGGGAGGCTATTGACACTCTAGGCTTTAGTGCTCTAGAACCTCAAATCAGGGTTTCTCACCCTGTAATGGGAAGATTCCTGAAGCCAAGAGTTTAAAAAAGCTGCAGAACTACTCCCACATGAAGTTACCTTGTACTATGAGCGAATGATGTACTTGTTTAGAGTTCCAGAAGTGACATCCATCATCAACAACCAGCAGCTATCATTAGTCATTGGTGGAGTGAAGTCCTATTCCTGGGATAACCTTGGCAGGGACCAAAAAGCCAGCCAACACTTTAAGTTTTTTGTGGGATTTCAGGTGTTTGTATGCTCTAATCTTTGTGTTTCTACAGATGGGGTAGTCCTGGATTTCAAAACCAGCTCTGCCCATATGGTAAACTCACAATTGAAGGAAATGATCAGTATTTACAGGCCGGAAGAGCATTTAAATTGGCTGGAAAACCTGACCAATTACTCACTTACAGACTCACAGTTTGCTCATTTTATAGGGAAGTGCAGGATGAGGCCCTATTATGAAAGTGCTCCAGAAATGGCTTTAACAGACTCTCAAATAAGCTCTGTTGTAAAGGGTTATTACAGTGACCCCAACTCAGTCAAAAGGATGGTCAAATCAACCTCTGGAGTCTTTATAACCTACTTACTGAAGCCAATAAGAGCTCATTGATGGTTTTCTAGACCGAGGAGTCTCCAGTACTCTATTAACCAATGAACTCCATAGGACTATCCCAGGGATCATGGTACTTACCTTAGTACCCATTATGTTAGGAATATTTTGAGTAACCCAGATTTACATTTTTGCCTATAGGGTAGAATGTAAATTTGGGTTTATTATTAATTATTTTGGTCCAGCTATTGGAGTGTATTAAAGATTTGTCATGAGAGTTAAGATGCCTAATAAAGAAATTTATTTTTTATCTTTATGCCCGGAAAAGATCAAAATAAATTCTAAAGTGATGAATTCAAGAATAATTTTATTTTTAACTATACATTTTAACACCGGGGTATATTCTCAAGTTATAGTTGATGGCGTCAACATAAACCAATTTGATCAAATTAAGTATTGTCAAGTTGTAGTTACTGGAAATCCTTTTAAAGGAAAACCAATAGTCAGTATAGATTATGGCCAAGAAAATTTTAGTGTTCGTAAAAAAGATTCTAAGATTGAAGATATAAATGGTAAACCAATAAAGTATCATTCGATTATAGGTATTTATAATTTTATGTTTAGGAATG from Saprospiraceae bacterium encodes the following:
- a CDS encoding glycosyltransferase family 2 protein → MVAPRTIIEDPLFFHSFAGVLSILIPEFKTDVRRLVTQLSSQAETLCVPYEILVLDDASGEHWLELNTSILQLKNCFIIANDTNCGRAATRNKLARKAKYNYLIFLDADVQIQSPEFLKNYLNLFSEERDQVFYGSCIYPPQKPVDEIYLLHWMYGTKIENPNLNIRQKNPYRTFHTVNFAVKNSIILKFPFDENIRNYGHEDYVWACLLKQHGIAIIHIDNPVVHEGIYSTRQFLRNTVSAVRNSIKIHKSNKGLIQTKLTKLADYIYLLRLHQLCLFLYKKLEKTMIRNLRGRNPNLWSLQIFKLGIYLRFWSKS
- the mqnE gene encoding aminofutalosine synthase MqnE: MKTLPKHPNLLQIRDKVLAGVRIEAGECLDLYKYADLSYLGVLANAIREQKHGNKTFFNRNFHIEPTNICLYTCSFCSYSRLIKKREEGWEYTLEEMMDQFKSYDSKPVTEVHIVGGVMPKYDLEFYCNFFRAIKNHRPEIHLKALTPVEYHYIFKKAKLSYAEGLKMVKAAGVDSLPGGGAEIFDEEIREKIAGGKCSSDEWLSIHQLWHEMGMKSNATILYGHIETYEHRVDHMLRLCNLQDQTGGFQTFIPLKFRNKNNQMSHLEEVSLIEDLRNYAIARIFLDNFDHIKAYWPMLGRDYAQLSLAFGVDDIDGTIDDSTKIYSMAGSEEQNPSMTTDDIVQLILQVGRRAIERDSLYHEIKEYTKEDTSLNSGLRYYSLPVHS
- a CDS encoding histidine phosphatase family protein, which codes for MEKLLYILRHGETDYNLSGIVQGRSINSHLNETGRKQAEAFYNEYKDVAFDGFWASSQIRTYQTIAAFESTGLPIIRDHRIDEICWGEHEGKCGDPDLMLKYNRIIQSWSLGNYHDKPDGGESAYELGQRIQSFLNDLQLVDFKKALVATHGRTLRAMMCLIRKQPLSLMETIGHQNTCLYIVGWYDQEWQIVCENNCDHLAQNIGI
- a CDS encoding menaquinone biosynthesis protein, giving the protein MLRLASVKYLNSLPFSYALNKLEQKGLLQWERALPSRCASLLKENLVDIALLPVGALSDFDKLYGVTDYCIGSVSAVKTVRLFSQYKFEEIEQIVLSDASRTSNILVKILAEEYWAWKGVRFCKSETQQIQLKTAQLIIGDEVFVAEHQYNYSMDLGYEWNNFTGLPFVFAVWVSKNKLSAEMELCLRNAFKEGLDYLLNEENFEQFNIPKEILIPYFRQHISYHLDEDKKTAIDKFLHLAGFRNPLVN
- the dnaA gene encoding chromosomal replication initiator protein DnaA, yielding MVWNKILDLIRNAVPKDNFRKWFEPIVPIRLVDHALTIQVPNKFFYEWIESNFLNLLRSCVRKELGDQGKLEYQILVEDHHKPGFSKKPLKSEKEAFSDPGAIANPFVIPGIRKLKFETNLSPKYQFENFIEGTCNRVARQAGLHIAQKPGNMFNPLVIYGSVGLGKTHLVQAIGNGILQNSPDKNIVYTNAEKFTNQFILAVKNNSVSEFSNFYQNLDVLLLDDIQFFAGKAGTQEIFFHLFNQLHQNCKQIVLSADRPPKDLQDIEERLVSRFKWGLSADLTSPDFETRMAILLAKLDQNQQHLPDNVMEYLCQNIKSNIRELEGALVSMIAQSSLNFRKIDIELAREVVQSFVNQINQELSVEIIAKIVADQYKVPMERLVGKGRQRQVVMARQMAMYFSKQFTQKSLKQIGEFFGGKDHATVLYSCNMAKYLLDADPLYREIAEVVQKRIQKSQRIK
- a CDS encoding four helix bundle protein, producing the protein MFDFEKLEIYQLIKITNQKVLKYIFAGSLNDKYLIDELKRATLSIQLNLAEGTGRFSPKEKKHFFTVARSSAFECVAILDVLKGMRMIDDALFEDFYQAYEQISKMLLGMYRNVKED
- a CDS encoding DUF3871 family protein, with translation MDIDQTFIVANTLPIDLEQIKQRHIIPVFSKDNHPLISQAQLVETTREAIDTLGFSALEPQIRVSHPVMGRFLKPRV
- a CDS encoding DUF3871 family protein; this translates as MYYERMMYLFRVPEVTSIINNQQLSLVIGGVKSYSWDNLGRDQKASQHFKFFVGFQVFVCSNLCVSTDGVVLDFKTSSAHMVNSQLKEMISIYRPEEHLNWLENLTNYSLTDSQFAHFIGKCRMRPYYESAPEMALTDSQISSVVKGYYSDPNSVKRMVKSTSGVFITYLLKPIRAH